The Triticum aestivum cultivar Chinese Spring chromosome 4B, IWGSC CS RefSeq v2.1, whole genome shotgun sequence sequence tCGACTTCTAACTGGTTTGAGGAACCTCCAAATGAAATTGTAATGATCCTCACAAACGATGTATTGGTTATTTCAAATGAATAAAGCTTCATTTTAAATattaaaaaatactccctccattcctttatctgATGTAAGGTGTTTTTTTGGTAAGGTGTGTttctttgggcctaggggaaggcattgtggaattagtttgtagatgatgggttgcgggaGTGACTACTAAACCCGAGTTTATGAATTATTCTGTGAGGGGTtgttttggatccacatgtttaatgtTATGCTTAGATTTATGTTAATTAATTCTcttgtaattgcggatgcttgcatgaAGAGTACAATCATAGATAGGTGTTTGTTCAAGCAAGAACATCACCTTAGCTCTCATCCATCCACATAACAACTTGTCAAGGCAATGAACATAAGTCAGTAAATCGTGGATTCATGGTGAAAGTAACTAGAGAGTATTCCAGTGTGTCCTCAAGAGCATTTTAATCACTATAAGAAGTTCCAGCGGCTTGTCCTTAGCAACATTAAGGGTTGAGCCACTTAATGCAtcttgttacttttgttacttgctacttgttacaaattatcttgctatcaatctATCTATCAAAACTATCTTACAACACTTGCAGAGAATATTTTGCTGAAAACTACCTATCGATTCGTTCTGCTCCTTGTtaggttcgacaatcttacttaccgaaaagactacgattgatctcctatacttgtgggtcattataTACCATCCAGAGCTCCGTCATGAAGTATTATGGCGTGATTGATCGGTTGGAGGCAATATGACCATTGCGTGCAGCAACCATGGAGATCATAAGTTCCGGTTCTTCTTGCTCTACATGTTGATTGATTGATTCACTCATTCTTGCTCTACAGGTTGCGTAGTCTGCATGCGCTACCGTGATGTACTACAAGTCAGTGAGCAGACCATTCACGCACATACATTGTTTTATGAAGCTCAAGGGGTTAATCTCATTgaatttgaactattgttgtactagACATATTTGCATGCTATTTATgaatgatttgtgctattttctatccaAACTTTTAATCAATTCCGTCGTGTTTAGTGAAAATCGTCCGGTTAGTTGTAATCTTGTTTAAAATGTATACGCGGATAGCTTCGGATAACCGGTTTCCGCATCCGTGACCGCGGAGCGGACCGGGCACAGACAGTACATGCGGATAGCTTCCGTGACCGTGGAGCGGACCGGCCCCTGTCTGTGGAAAGAGGCGGTTGTCCGGTTTgagggtcggcggtggagatgccctaaccttatttttcagaggaaacaatcACAACTAGCAAAACACAAATACAATTGTCTGTAACTGGCAACCAAAAACCAATTATTACAACAGAATGGTAGTCGTGTGCATCAACAACGGTACTACGTACTAATTATACTAGTTAGCAGAAACAAGAGGCAGTGCAAGTCTTGAAACACTGAAATCAAATACTATTACACGTTGTCTTGCAAGCAGCAGAACATTAATAACTTCCAGAGCATTCTGAAGTACATAGGCCACTTGCTGTGACTTCAGTAGTTTGCAAAAGGGTCGGCAGGAGAAAAACCAGATCCTATTTTGAAGCTCTGAATGTCTCCGCCATGAGGATCAGAACACGCAGCGACCAGCACTATGGTGGTTTCACTAGTCCGTTTCATGGACACCGGACTCTCCAATTTGGATTCTACCTCTTCGAACGAACTGAAGGCAGCGGCAAACACAATCACCACCTCCTGCAGCACCAATGCGCTCTCAAAGAAAAATttgaggaaggcgagctcgccgcgGCCCCCTCCAAAATCATGAAAAACCAGCAGCTTGATACGCGACCGGATGCATTCTATGGTTCCAGACTCGTGCCAGGACTTCAGGTTCAGCTTGCCAGAGGATTGATCGGTTTTTCCAGACTGAAAATTCGATTAGTCAAATGCACATGCAGTTCATCAAGCTATTGATAGCAATATTAGGATGCAAATGGAAGCCAAAAGAGGCGTCAGGGGCTTCACCTTGATGTGGAGCGTCTCAATATTCGGAAAGCATCTGAGGACATCGGGAACCATCTTCGCATCATTGCGGACTCCGAAACACACCTCCAAAGCCAGGGTTCCCACACTTGGCACCATGGTGCTCGGACTCACCCTTGACCCAGCCTGCAAGTGCAATCACAATGCACCCAATTAAGACAAGAAAGATCATACATTTGCATTGATCGCTTAGGAATTTACATTGAACGAATGGAAAGATGAGGCACCTTCATGATGGTGTTGCCGACCTCTAGGACGTGCCTTTGGTCCAGCTCCAAGTATCCCAACAATTGCAGCTTGGGGGCATGACCAATCTTCAGCTTGGTGAAGTTGCCGTTAGGGGTAAAACCTTCGGACTGGATGAGCCGCTCAAGGAGTGGGGCGTCCACCACGAAGATTTCTTCAAGGAAGCAGCCGATGATCTGCACGCACCGGAGGCTTTGGCTGACAAGGCGGAGGCAAAGCCTCAACATATTCCCTTCGACACAGAGCGTCTCGAGCACGGGGCTCCTGTCGAGGACGAAGTCCAAATCCCTGCTCTCCATGACGACGTTGCAGAGCCCGAGCTCACGGAGGTTACGGAAATAGGTGGCGCTCGGGAGGCCGGCCGTGTCGGGGAACATCCAGGGGCCGAGGTAGAGGCGGGTCAGGGTGGTCATGCCTAAGAAAGTGGCGGGGAGAGCGACACCGAACGGCCACCGGCGGTTTACGAGGACGAGATCCTGGATGCCCTTGTCAGCGAGGATCTGGAGCCAGCCCGTGAGCAGGTCATGGAATTCATCCATGTAGCAGCTGGTGAGGTGGACGCATCGGAAGGGCCCCGGGTGTGCGGCGAGGACGCTGGACACGGCGGAGGTGGCGAGAAAGAGGCTGGAGTCGACGAGGACGAGCGGGCCGGAGCGCCAGACCCCGCGCCAGTGGCGGGAGAGCGCGGCGGTACGGGCGGCGTCCTTTGCCGGGAGGCGGGAGACGATGTTGTGAAGAAGcgcgtcggggaggctgctgacgCGGTCGACGTCGTCGTGGGGGGGAAGGGCGAAGAGGCAAGGGGCGGCGGAGACGGGCGGGTCTGGGAGGGCGTAGTGGGTAGGCAGGTAGGCGCGGTGGAATAGTTGTTGCATGTCGTCCTTGCTGCGGAGGAACTCGACCGCTATCTTGAGCAGACGGGCGTAAAGCGGACACCGGGACCGGTTGTGCTCCatggcgctgccgccgccgccgaaagCCGGGGGTGGGGACGAGGGCTTTGAGCGGCGCGTGCTGTCTCTGTGTGTGGACTGGAGCAGGAACGGCCCGGGGAAATAAGGGCCCGGTTTCGTTCATAAGTGCTAGGTCTTTTTTAATCCCAATTTATAAGTCCCAAGTTCCTAAAAAATACCTATCTATTTAGTTTCTGGGACTTATAAAtccctataagaccatattacaactataagtccctataagtccctccttaagagtcttatttcataagtcccaaatgaccactttaagtccctataagtccctcctatttggtttagatgggacttataggaacttttttaagtccctaaaccaaaaagtccctggaaaacaaacaccctctaaatGCCCCTCAGCTTTTTCAACTTTTTCTTTTGAGAAATTCCACATTGCAAAAAACAAATTTCAAcaagggtggattttattaattaaaaaacaaagcatcaagaggatacaaacataATGTGTACAAAGCTGGCctca is a genomic window containing:
- the LOC123090160 gene encoding F-box/FBD/LRR-repeat protein At1g13570-like; amino-acid sequence: MEHNRSRCPLYARLLKIAVEFLRSKDDMQQLFHRAYLPTHYALPDPPVSAAPCLFALPPHDDVDRVSSLPDALLHNIVSRLPAKDAARTAALSRHWRGVWRSGPLVLVDSSLFLATSAVSSVLAAHPGPFRCVHLTSCYMDEFHDLLTGWLQILADKGIQDLVLVNRRWPFGVALPATFLGMTTLTRLYLGPWMFPDTAGLPSATYFRNLRELGLCNVVMESRDLDFVLDRSPVLETLCVEGNMLRLCLRLVSQSLRCVQIIGCFLEEIFVVDAPLLERLIQSEGFTPNGNFTKLKIGHAPKLQLLGYLELDQRHVLEVGNTIMKAGSRVSPSTMVPSVGTLALEVCFGVRNDAKMVPDVLRCFPNIETLHIKSGKTDQSSGKLNLKSWHESGTIECIRSRIKLLVFHDFGGGRGELAFLKFFFESALVLQEVVIVFAAAFSSFEEVESKLESPVSMKRTSETTIVLVAACSDPHGGDIQSFKIGSGFSPADPFANY